Proteins encoded in a region of the Candidatus Methanoperedens sp. genome:
- a CDS encoding PEGA domain-containing protein: MVIFKNVMKMQIKTKIVIAIMFYASLAGSVFLSGCVEKSTPGSANFTSWPSGAEIWIDGSNVEEVTPTTISGLKEGNHTYAFRKEGYVVFNGTFYIKSGQTTNVSNGSTRLINETYVIIRGDIIENPPNIRF; encoded by the coding sequence ATGGTTATATTTAAAAATGTTATGAAAATGCAGATTAAAACTAAAATTGTGATTGCAATTATGTTCTATGCTTCATTAGCTGGTAGTGTTTTTCTTTCAGGATGCGTTGAGAAAAGTACACCTGGTTCTGCAAACTTTACATCCTGGCCATCAGGAGCAGAGATATGGATAGATGGTTCCAATGTAGAAGAAGTTACTCCTACTACTATTTCTGGTCTAAAAGAAGGAAATCATACGTATGCTTTTAGAAAAGAAGGCTATGTGGTTTTTAACGGTACTTTTTATATTAAATCCGGTCAAACCACAAATGTTTCTAATGGTTCAACACGGTTGATTAATGAAACATATGTAATTATCAGGGGGGACATCATTGAGAATCCGCCAAACATCCGTTTCTAA
- a CDS encoding helix-turn-helix transcriptional regulator, giving the protein MKTRIKELRARYDLTQEELAKKVGVRRETIVFLEKGKYNPSLKLAHDIAEVLKSKIEEIFIFEE; this is encoded by the coding sequence ATGAAAACCCGAATCAAGGAGCTGCGGGCAAGATATGATTTAACTCAAGAAGAACTTGCCAAAAAGGTGGGTGTAAGAAGAGAAACTATTGTTTTCTTAGAAAAAGGAAAATATAATCCCTCATTGAAGCTTGCTCATGATATAGCTGAAGTATTAAAATCAAAAATAGAGGAAATTTTTATCTTTGAGGAGTAA
- a CDS encoding DUF2178 domain-containing protein translates to MKFRADKDVLQFLAMSLGLVAIGALLWIFYNPIFGAGLILGGTIMTITGLYAATKPKDQLLADERTARINEKAGLHAFEIMLTTSVIITLIDLAASSPIKYQAGVVPAQIAGIYSYIILQWYYNKKGDIE, encoded by the coding sequence ATGAAATTTCGGGCAGACAAAGACGTTTTGCAGTTTTTGGCGATGAGTTTGGGACTGGTAGCCATAGGCGCACTTTTGTGGATTTTTTATAATCCGATATTCGGCGCAGGCCTGATACTTGGCGGAACAATCATGACAATAACCGGCCTGTATGCCGCAACAAAGCCAAAAGACCAGCTTCTTGCGGACGAGCGCACTGCAAGAATCAACGAAAAGGCGGGGCTTCATGCATTCGAGATAATGCTGACAACGTCCGTCATCATAACTCTGATCGATCTTGCAGCTTCGTCTCCGATTAAGTATCAAGCGGGCGTAGTGCCGGCCCAGATTGCCGGGATTTACTCCTACATTATACTGCAATGGTATTATAACAAAAAAGGTGATATCGAATGA
- a CDS encoding DUF2178 domain-containing protein: protein MKLTNEISKAKSRDFGIFVKACIGIILIGILALSLNQIGIGINLVLSGVFMIVFAMLLGKEHYFQDERSRRIAEKAGYHAYGATLITILLILAFGKVIPAIENADYWNVSMIVFFAGFIPFLIYDWYYKRKGDVK, encoded by the coding sequence ATGAAACTGACAAACGAAATATCTAAGGCAAAAAGCAGGGATTTCGGGATATTTGTTAAAGCATGCATAGGCATAATATTGATTGGAATTCTTGCGCTATCTCTTAATCAGATTGGTATTGGGATTAATCTTGTACTTTCCGGCGTATTCATGATTGTATTTGCAATGCTTCTTGGCAAGGAGCATTATTTTCAGGACGAGCGCTCCAGAAGGATAGCTGAAAAGGCAGGATATCATGCCTATGGAGCAACATTGATAACAATTCTTCTTATATTGGCGTTTGGCAAAGTCATTCCGGCGATAGAGAATGCGGACTACTGGAATGTATCTATGATTGTTTTCTTTGCCGGATTCATTCCTTTTTTGATATACGATTGGTACTATAAAAGAAAGGGTGATGTAAAATGA
- a CDS encoding 2-dehydropantoate 2-reductase, with translation MFKNTIDFDNICIVGSGAIGSAFGGFLSNAGYKVTFIEKNEGIIKQVKENGLSISGVKEIHLNNVTIVPPGSITQKQDLILFAVKAYSLEEAVKSTLPIIGKNTYVVCLQNGLGISEIISKYVSKEQIIEGIVWFPATMVKPGHIELLTFYEESIFGGRFQRSQEYAKKFASVLTSAGIPAKAVDNISEEVWRKAIPIIIGNSINAITRKNLGVISEIPELNESLFAIAQESLKIARAEGIELDEERLGKSMDNALEKGYEHKTSMLVDIINKRKTEVDFLNGKIIELGKKHNIQTPLNLLIYGLIKVLESG, from the coding sequence ATGTTCAAAAACACAATAGATTTTGACAATATCTGTATTGTTGGTTCTGGTGCAATTGGAAGTGCTTTTGGAGGTTTTTTATCAAATGCAGGATACAAAGTAACTTTTATAGAAAAGAATGAGGGTATAATTAAACAAGTTAAAGAAAATGGATTATCAATATCTGGTGTTAAAGAAATACATTTGAATAATGTGACCATCGTACCACCAGGAAGTATTACACAAAAACAAGATTTAATTCTGTTTGCAGTAAAAGCATATAGTCTGGAAGAAGCTGTCAAGAGTACTTTACCGATAATTGGAAAAAATACTTATGTTGTTTGTCTGCAAAATGGGCTTGGGATAAGCGAAATTATCAGCAAATATGTCAGTAAAGAACAGATTATAGAAGGTATCGTTTGGTTTCCTGCAACAATGGTTAAACCTGGACATATTGAGTTATTAACATTTTATGAAGAAAGCATATTTGGAGGGAGATTCCAGAGATCACAAGAATATGCAAAAAAATTTGCATCAGTATTAACTTCGGCAGGAATACCTGCAAAAGCAGTTGATAATATTTCCGAGGAAGTTTGGAGAAAAGCTATTCCAATAATTATAGGCAACTCAATCAACGCAATCACTAGGAAAAATTTAGGCGTAATATCTGAAATACCTGAATTAAATGAGAGTTTATTTGCGATTGCACAAGAATCATTGAAAATTGCAAGGGCAGAAGGCATTGAATTAGATGAAGAGCGTCTTGGAAAATCAATGGATAATGCTCTAGAAAAAGGATATGAGCATAAGACTTCTATGTTAGTTGATATTATTAATAAAAGGAAGACTGAAGTTGATTTTTTAAATGGAAAAATCATAGAACTTGGGAAAAAACATAACATACAAACTCCACTAAACCTTCTTATATACGGCTTGATTAAAGTACTTGAAAGCGGATGA
- a CDS encoding SDR family oxidoreductase gives MANTILITGATGHIGSQVAEELIKRKVPFKIMVRSRQNNPVWEKAGVEQVKGDFSDPGSLEKALNGVDKLFSLTPFVENLVELGINVVQAAKKAGVKYIVRSSALTADENATTIPRWHREVEKSIEESGISYTFLRPAPFMQNYLGYADSIKTRNAFYAPLGDGKVSYVDVRDIAVVAVAALTERGHEGQVYPLTGGEALSNYDIALLFGKALGRTIKYVDIPESAANDSLTKMGMPQWMVNGLAELNKIAKAGYLAEVYPTVEKVTRRKPVLFTQFIRDNIRAFQLS, from the coding sequence ATGGCGAATACAATCTTAATTACCGGTGCAACAGGGCATATCGGAAGCCAGGTGGCTGAAGAGCTGATTAAGCGAAAAGTTCCTTTTAAGATCATGGTTCGATCAAGGCAGAACAATCCCGTCTGGGAAAAGGCAGGAGTGGAACAGGTTAAGGGTGATTTCAGCGATCCAGGATCGCTTGAGAAAGCCCTTAATGGGGTTGATAAACTCTTTTCACTGACGCCGTTCGTTGAAAACCTGGTGGAACTCGGTATCAATGTTGTTCAAGCAGCGAAAAAGGCAGGAGTTAAGTACATAGTCCGCTCTTCGGCACTGACTGCAGATGAGAATGCCACTACGATCCCAAGATGGCATCGGGAAGTGGAAAAGTCAATTGAAGAGTCCGGCATATCTTATACGTTTCTCCGTCCTGCTCCCTTCATGCAGAACTATTTGGGGTATGCTGACTCCATCAAGACCCGGAACGCCTTTTATGCTCCTCTCGGTGATGGAAAGGTGAGCTATGTGGATGTGCGCGATATTGCGGTAGTGGCGGTGGCAGCATTGACCGAGCGAGGACATGAGGGGCAAGTCTATCCGCTGACTGGCGGCGAAGCTCTTTCTAATTACGATATCGCTCTACTTTTCGGAAAGGCTTTAGGAAGAACCATCAAGTATGTGGACATTCCTGAAAGCGCGGCCAATGATTCCTTGACTAAAATGGGAATGCCCCAGTGGATGGTCAATGGGCTTGCAGAATTAAATAAGATCGCTAAGGCAGGTTATCTTGCGGAAGTTTATCCCACAGTAGAAAAGGTCACGAGAAGAAAGCCAGTTTTATTTACCCAATTTATCAGGGATAATATAAGAGCGTTTCAGCTTTCTTGA
- a CDS encoding DUF362 domain-containing protein: MVHLKPSTEILNKQNEGSNISTVSLVRCQTYNNSNIEDAIEKALGLIGGIESYVKPGDHVLLKINLLTGDVPEKAVTTHPAIVRAMIHQVRAAGGIPQVGDCSGYEGASNRKRYFAACRSSGIMQVCEEEGAEILHLSAESVDAKNASGRMFKSFILSKQVLQADVLISLPKLKTHGLTLFTGGVKNNFGCVTGLNKAKMHLRAQDPETFSQMLVDLLGIVRPELTLMDAVVGMEGNGPSNGTPKKVNAILASKDPVALDAVACKMVGIEPFMVPSTRLAHEQGRGVGNISSINVLGENLMDMQIKDFQLPSGTASFFRARGLMRFLRSMLVAKPELVRENCKKCWICMEHCPSGALSKKGEYPSFDHKKCIRCYCCQELCPSNAIELRTPFLGRFVK, from the coding sequence ATGGTGCATTTGAAGCCTTCTACAGAAATTCTCAACAAGCAGAATGAAGGTAGTAACATTTCTACAGTGTCCCTTGTAAGGTGCCAAACCTATAATAATTCAAATATTGAGGACGCGATCGAAAAAGCACTGGGGCTTATTGGCGGTATTGAAAGTTATGTTAAACCTGGTGATCATGTCCTTTTAAAGATCAATCTCCTGACAGGTGATGTTCCTGAAAAGGCAGTTACCACGCATCCGGCGATCGTACGGGCCATGATACATCAGGTTAGAGCAGCAGGAGGCATCCCGCAGGTTGGCGATTGCAGTGGATATGAAGGAGCGTCAAATCGTAAAAGGTACTTTGCTGCCTGCCGCAGTTCTGGCATCATGCAGGTATGTGAGGAGGAAGGGGCAGAGATCCTGCACCTGAGTGCGGAATCTGTTGATGCAAAAAATGCCAGCGGTCGTATGTTTAAAAGCTTCATCTTATCAAAGCAGGTTCTGCAAGCTGATGTGCTGATCTCCCTGCCAAAACTCAAAACCCATGGGCTGACATTATTTACCGGAGGAGTAAAGAATAACTTCGGCTGTGTAACCGGCCTCAATAAGGCAAAAATGCATCTTCGTGCCCAGGATCCGGAAACATTTTCCCAGATGCTCGTGGATCTGCTTGGCATAGTGCGGCCTGAATTGACATTGATGGATGCAGTGGTCGGTATGGAAGGCAACGGGCCGAGCAACGGCACGCCAAAAAAAGTCAATGCAATTCTTGCAAGTAAAGACCCCGTGGCACTTGATGCAGTAGCATGCAAGATGGTTGGCATAGAGCCGTTCATGGTGCCTTCCACTCGACTTGCGCACGAACAGGGCAGAGGTGTGGGAAATATTTCCAGTATCAATGTACTTGGAGAGAATCTGATGGACATGCAAATCAAGGACTTTCAGCTTCCTTCTGGCACTGCATCATTTTTCCGTGCCAGAGGTTTGATGCGTTTCCTTCGCAGTATGTTGGTGGCTAAACCTGAGCTGGTGAGAGAAAATTGCAAGAAATGCTGGATATGCATGGAACACTGTCCTTCCGGTGCGTTGTCAAAAAAAGGGGAGTATCCTTCGTTTGATCATAAGAAATGTATCCGATGTTATTGCTGCCAGGAATTATGTCCCAGCAATGCCATTGAATTGAGGACACCTTTTCTGGGCAGGTTTGTGAAATAA
- a CDS encoding ABC transporter permease: MIRTIYILWLRQLKRYVRSRSRIIGSLGQPLLFLVALGYGFGPIFQKAGQGNYLEFLAPGVIAMSILFTAIFSGIEIIWDKQFGFLKETLVAPVSRFNIMIGRTLGGATVATLQGIIVFLISIAVGFRPTNNAFLPVAFLVMVLTALLFTAMGTAIASLLEDMQGFQMIMNFLVMPIFFLSGALFPLAGLPDSIVTIASLNPLTFGVDGLRGALIGQMHFGFITDFAVLSGITALFLVIGSYLFSKIEI; this comes from the coding sequence ATGATTAGAACAATTTACATACTCTGGCTCAGGCAGCTCAAGCGATATGTCCGTTCACGCTCAAGGATCATAGGCTCACTCGGGCAGCCCCTTCTCTTCCTGGTCGCGCTGGGATACGGGTTCGGTCCCATATTCCAGAAAGCAGGGCAGGGAAATTACCTTGAATTCCTTGCTCCCGGAGTTATTGCCATGAGCATTCTTTTTACCGCGATCTTTTCAGGGATAGAGATCATTTGGGATAAGCAGTTCGGATTCCTGAAAGAAACGCTTGTTGCTCCTGTATCGCGGTTCAATATCATGATAGGCAGAACCCTTGGCGGCGCAACGGTGGCAACGCTTCAGGGCATTATCGTGTTTCTTATATCAATAGCGGTCGGATTCAGACCAACAAATAATGCGTTCCTGCCTGTAGCCTTTCTAGTAATGGTGCTGACAGCTTTACTCTTTACAGCTATGGGTACGGCCATAGCATCGCTACTTGAAGACATGCAGGGTTTCCAGATGATCATGAATTTCCTGGTGATGCCGATCTTTTTTCTTTCCGGGGCCCTCTTCCCTCTGGCAGGACTTCCTGATTCGATTGTCACAATAGCAAGCCTGAACCCCCTGACATTCGGAGTTGACGGCTTAAGAGGGGCTCTCATTGGTCAGATGCACTTTGGTTTTATAACAGATTTTGCAGTGCTTTCAGGCATTACGGCGCTCTTCCTTGTGATCGGAAGCTATCTGTTTTCGAAAATTGAGATATGA
- a CDS encoding ATP-binding cassette domain-containing protein, which translates to MPQNEKTDNYSIEVRNLTKRFGNFTAVDNISFSVKRGETFAFLGPNGAGKTTTIKMLTTLLRPTAGTMLVNGYDPIKNQDAVRRSFGIVFQDQSLDEELTTYENMEFHGVLYRVPDKILGARIEELLNFVELWDRKNDLVKHFSGGMKRRLEIARGLLHTPQVLFLDEPTIGLDPQTRNHIWKYLKDLNGTAGITVFFTTHYMDEAERVADRVAIIDHGKIVSEGSPEGLMTETGTKSLEEAFLSLTGKKIREEEAGSIDQMRMNRKMWSK; encoded by the coding sequence ATGCCCCAAAATGAAAAAACAGATAATTACTCAATAGAGGTCAGGAATCTCACAAAAAGGTTCGGCAACTTTACAGCAGTAGACAATATTTCCTTTTCAGTAAAACGGGGGGAGACCTTTGCATTCCTCGGACCCAACGGCGCCGGGAAAACAACCACAATAAAGATGCTCACAACTCTTCTTCGCCCCACTGCCGGGACAATGCTCGTGAACGGCTACGACCCCATTAAGAACCAGGATGCAGTCAGGCGCTCTTTTGGGATTGTATTCCAGGACCAGAGCCTTGACGAAGAGCTTACCACGTACGAAAACATGGAATTCCACGGCGTGCTTTACAGGGTGCCTGATAAAATATTAGGGGCAAGAATCGAAGAACTTCTTAATTTCGTAGAACTCTGGGACAGGAAAAACGATCTTGTAAAACACTTTTCAGGAGGGATGAAGCGCAGACTTGAAATTGCAAGGGGGCTTCTTCATACGCCGCAGGTATTGTTCCTTGATGAACCGACCATAGGCCTTGACCCGCAGACACGCAATCACATCTGGAAATACCTGAAAGACCTAAACGGAACCGCGGGTATTACAGTATTTTTCACCACACATTATATGGATGAAGCGGAGCGCGTTGCGGACCGCGTGGCAATCATAGACCACGGGAAAATCGTTTCCGAAGGCAGCCCGGAAGGTCTTATGACAGAAACAGGTACAAAGTCGCTGGAAGAAGCATTTCTCTCCCTGACAGGCAAAAAAATACGCGAGGAAGAAGCAGGAAGTATCGACCAGATGCGGATGAACCGCAAGATGTGGAGCAAATAA
- the pyrF gene encoding orotidine-5'-phosphate decarboxylase, which translates to MLKKTQLILALDIADKARAISLSIDLANYTDAVKIGYPLVLGAGIDIIKDISDIVPVIVDFKVADIPNTARLICSQAFDAGASAVIVHGFTGSDSLLECVRTAREFDGSIYVVTEMSHPGALDFMAPVSDALAQLAVDCNASGVVAPATRPERVKVIRSIVGDMTIISPGVGAQGGSAADAIRAGTDYVIVGRSIYNSRDPVIEAEKIVREIENCR; encoded by the coding sequence ATGCTTAAAAAGACACAACTCATACTGGCCCTTGATATTGCGGATAAAGCCAGGGCAATCTCCTTATCCATAGACCTGGCAAATTATACAGATGCCGTAAAAATAGGTTATCCGCTTGTTCTTGGCGCCGGGATTGATATAATCAAGGATATTTCGGACATCGTGCCCGTAATCGTGGATTTCAAGGTAGCGGATATACCGAATACCGCAAGGTTGATATGCAGCCAGGCATTCGATGCCGGAGCCAGCGCCGTCATCGTACACGGGTTTACGGGAAGCGATAGCCTCTTGGAATGCGTAAGGACGGCCAGGGAATTTGATGGCTCGATATACGTCGTAACGGAAATGAGCCATCCCGGAGCTCTTGATTTCATGGCGCCTGTATCTGATGCGCTTGCACAGCTTGCGGTTGATTGTAATGCTTCCGGTGTGGTGGCGCCGGCCACGCGACCTGAAAGAGTGAAAGTAATACGCAGCATCGTGGGAGATATGACAATAATCTCACCAGGCGTGGGAGCGCAGGGAGGGAGCGCCGCCGATGCGATAAGGGCGGGGACGGATTATGTTATCGTGGGGAGGAGCATATATAATTCCAGGGATCCTGTAATTGAAGCCGAAAAAATAGTCAGAGAGATTGAAAACTGCCGATGA
- a CDS encoding deoxyhypusine synthase yields the protein MEKLNHPVRHAKITPGMTVEQLMGSFSGCAFGAGRLCEAVEIYREMLKDSECTKFFGLAGAMVPAGMRQIVTDLIRDRDIDILVTTGANLVHDIIESLGLHHYKGTDLTDDVELKHCSINRIYDVFIPEDHFAKLEDKLQPIFRELPERLSISELLSHIGSKLDDDNSILKSAYDMGIPVYCPAIQDSIIGLQAMLYKQTKPLNVDVFSDMRGLIDRCYDAKRTGVLIVGGGVPKNFILQSMLVTPKSFDYAIQLTMDRPETGGLSGATLDEARSWGKIGENARAVTVYSDATITLPIIVAAAKGGS from the coding sequence ATGGAAAAACTCAATCATCCTGTCAGGCATGCGAAGATAACACCCGGTATGACCGTAGAACAGCTTATGGGCTCTTTCTCAGGCTGTGCTTTCGGGGCAGGGCGGCTCTGCGAGGCCGTGGAAATATACAGGGAGATGCTGAAAGACAGCGAATGCACCAAATTCTTCGGCCTGGCGGGAGCTATGGTCCCTGCTGGCATGAGGCAGATAGTGACCGACCTTATAAGGGACAGGGACATAGATATCCTCGTCACCACAGGGGCGAATCTTGTCCACGATATCATCGAGTCCCTTGGACTTCACCACTACAAGGGGACCGATTTAACAGATGATGTTGAGCTGAAGCATTGTTCAATCAACCGCATTTACGATGTGTTCATTCCCGAGGACCATTTTGCAAAGCTTGAAGATAAACTCCAGCCCATATTCCGAGAGCTTCCGGAAAGACTCTCGATAAGCGAGCTGCTCTCTCACATCGGGAGCAAACTCGATGACGATAATTCCATATTGAAAAGCGCATACGATATGGGCATTCCGGTGTACTGCCCCGCAATCCAGGACTCGATAATAGGACTGCAGGCCATGCTGTACAAGCAGACAAAGCCGCTCAATGTGGATGTTTTTTCCGATATGAGAGGTTTGATCGACCGATGTTACGATGCAAAGCGTACAGGCGTCCTGATCGTGGGCGGGGGCGTGCCAAAGAACTTCATCCTTCAATCTATGCTTGTTACTCCGAAATCTTTTGATTATGCTATACAGCTTACCATGGACAGGCCTGAGACCGGAGGATTGTCAGGGGCAACGCTCGATGAGGCGCGATCATGGGGTAAAATCGGGGAGAACGCACGGGCTGTGACTGTGTATTCGGACGCTACGATCACGCTGCCGATAATCGTGGCGGCTGCGAAAGGCGGGAGCTGA
- the cfbE gene encoding coenzyme F430 synthase — protein MLTNSRVAVLDLTHGGMVLARKLKKIAAHVTGIDVYKTLSLEDSEGLEKEGINTSQMPVNLDDFDVIVAPVHLDPGYPMLADAENNNIPIISHHAAVGEILSHINLEDKTIIEITGTKAKTSTSLLLAEVLSRDRKVVSHTSRGVEDWSTKKTIKTGLSITPASILTAMDAIDEAGIDADVLIFEISLGGTGCADIGVITTISGDYMIANNTKLASDAKRQMILNARPGSSLVINYYALRSFGACRRDVNVISFSDSVNAACNVYYEDISNKGVKIASYLNKRQARISIHENPNYDIGSYRTAFVCATAAALAMDVDAETIEHTLQEFRGVEGRMRKTAFCGRTLIDNSNSGMNIRVAESALQYSKAPGGKIVMVLGEEAKEVCEGLDPSGVRKFIDMHLDELYALVLVGERMRPLALDNAAKIQYATSLSEGIELAKRVTRDKDIILSCVKCFR, from the coding sequence ATGCTTACGAACTCCCGGGTTGCCGTGCTTGACCTGACCCACGGCGGCATGGTATTGGCCCGAAAGTTGAAGAAGATCGCGGCGCACGTGACCGGGATAGATGTATATAAAACCCTGAGCCTTGAGGATTCGGAAGGGCTGGAAAAGGAAGGTATCAATACCTCACAGATGCCCGTCAATTTGGATGACTTTGATGTGATCGTAGCCCCTGTCCACCTCGATCCCGGTTATCCCATGCTCGCGGATGCGGAAAATAACAATATTCCCATTATATCGCATCACGCAGCGGTGGGAGAGATATTATCGCACATCAACCTGGAGGACAAGACCATAATCGAGATCACGGGTACTAAAGCCAAGACAAGCACTTCGCTGCTGCTCGCTGAGGTCTTATCCCGTGATAGAAAAGTTGTGTCTCACACAAGCCGCGGTGTGGAAGACTGGAGTACGAAAAAGACAATAAAGACAGGGTTGAGCATAACGCCGGCAAGTATATTGACCGCAATGGATGCTATTGATGAGGCGGGTATAGACGCTGATGTTCTCATATTCGAGATATCCCTGGGTGGAACAGGATGTGCAGACATAGGTGTCATAACCACAATTTCCGGTGATTACATGATCGCCAACAATACAAAGCTCGCAAGCGATGCAAAGCGCCAGATGATACTTAATGCAAGACCCGGGAGTTCCCTCGTAATTAATTATTATGCACTGAGGTCTTTCGGGGCGTGCAGGAGGGATGTCAATGTTATTTCATTCTCTGATTCCGTTAATGCCGCATGCAATGTTTACTATGAAGATATAAGTAATAAAGGTGTAAAAATAGCCAGCTATTTGAACAAAAGACAGGCCAGGATTAGCATCCATGAAAACCCGAATTATGACATAGGTTCTTACAGGACGGCATTTGTGTGTGCAACAGCGGCCGCCCTTGCAATGGATGTGGATGCCGAAACAATAGAGCACACTCTCCAGGAATTCAGGGGGGTGGAAGGCCGAATGAGAAAAACGGCCTTTTGCGGGAGGACGCTAATAGATAACTCGAACTCAGGCATGAATATCCGGGTTGCTGAGAGCGCTCTGCAATACTCGAAGGCTCCGGGTGGCAAAATCGTCATGGTGCTTGGGGAAGAGGCAAAGGAGGTATGTGAAGGGCTTGATCCTTCCGGTGTCAGGAAATTTATCGACATGCACCTCGATGAACTTTATGCCCTGGTCCTTGTCGGTGAAAGAATGCGGCCGCTCGCTCTGGACAATGCAGCAAAAATTCAATATGCTACTAGTCTATCTGAAGGGATCGAGCTGGCAAAAAGAGTAACGCGTGATAAAGATATTATTTTATCCTGTGTAAAGTGTTTTAGATAA
- the cfbA gene encoding sirohydrochlorin nickelochelatase, with amino-acid sequence MSEKIGILALGHGSKHPHNKEVVTGVAELIGRKYKNLVVRTGFMNMNTPTMKEGLDAFRGTGVSTIVAVPIFLAHGVHTMEDIPQILGISRDSRKTMIKLDGRDVTLIYSEPLGADELVAELAFKRAKEALASN; translated from the coding sequence ATGAGCGAGAAGATCGGAATACTGGCACTCGGACATGGAAGTAAACACCCCCATAACAAAGAAGTTGTCACCGGGGTAGCAGAACTGATCGGCAGGAAATACAAGAACCTGGTGGTTCGAACAGGTTTTATGAACATGAATACCCCGACCATGAAAGAGGGGCTGGATGCCTTCAGGGGTACAGGGGTCTCCACGATAGTGGCCGTACCGATTTTCCTGGCGCACGGTGTCCACACGATGGAGGACATACCGCAGATACTGGGTATAAGCAGGGATTCAAGGAAAACAATGATAAAGCTTGACGGCAGGGACGTGACGCTCATTTATTCAGAGCCGCTGGGAGCAGACGAACTGGTTGCTGAGCTGGCTTTCAAGAGGGCAAAAGAAGCCCTTGCATCAAACTGA